In Macaca fascicularis isolate 582-1 chromosome X, T2T-MFA8v1.1, one DNA window encodes the following:
- the MAGEB1 gene encoding melanoma-associated antigen B1, protein MPRGHKSKLRAREKRRKAREETQGLKVAEATAAEKEECPSSSPVLGDTPASSLAAGIPQKPQGASPTTTAAAAVSCTESDEGAKGQSEENASSSQGTTSTEKSVKDPVAWEAGMLMHFMLHKYKMREPIMKADMLKFVDEKYKDHFPEILNRASHRLELVFGLDLKEDNPSGHTYTLVSKLNLTNDGNLSNDWDFPRNGLLMPLLGVIFLNGNSATEEEIWKFMNMLGAYDGEEHLIYGEPRKFITQDLVKEKYLKYKRVPNSDPPRYQFLWGPRAYTETTKMKVLEFLAKVNGTTPRDFPSHYEEALRDEEERARVRSSVRARRRTTAASFRGRSRAAFSNSSQPM, encoded by the coding sequence ATGCCTCGGGGTCATAAGAGTAAGCTCCGTGCTCGTGAGAAACGCCGCAAGGCACGAGAGGAGACCCAGGGTCTCAAGGTTGCTGAGGCCactgcagcagagaaagaggagtgcccctcctcctctcctgtttTGGGGGATACTCCCGCAAGCTCCCTTGCTGCTGGCATCCCCCagaagcctcagggagcttcacccaccaccactgctgctgcGGCTGTGTCATGCACCGAATCTGATGAAGGTGCCAAAGGCCAAAGTGAGGAAAATGCAAGTTCCTCCCAGGGCACAACATCCACTGAGAAGTCAGTCAAAGATCCTGTAGCCTGGGAAGCAGGAATGCTGATGCATTTCATGCTACATAAGTATAAAATGAGAGAGCCCATTATGAAGGCAGATATGTTGAAGTTTGTTGATGAAAAGTATAAGGATCACTTCCCTGAGATCCTCAATAGAGCCTCTCACCGCTTGGAGCTGGTCTTTGGCCTTGATTTGAAGGAAGACAACCCTAGTGGCCACACCTACACCCTCGTCAGCAAGCTAAACCTCACCAATGATGGAAACCTGAGCAATGATTGGGACTTTCCCAGGAATGGGCTTCTGATGCCTCTCCTGGGTGTGATCTTCTTAAATGGCAACTCTGCCACCGAGGAAGAGATCTGGAAATTCATGAATATGTTGGGAGCCTATGATGGAGAGGAGCACTTAATCTATGGGGAACCCCGGAAGTTCATCACCCAAGATCTGGTGAAGGAAAAATATCTGAAGTACAAGCGGGTGCCCAACAGTGATCCCCCACGCTATCAATTCCTGTGGGGTCCAAGAGCCTACACTGAAACCACCAAGATGAAAGTCCTCGAGTTTCTGGCCAAGGTGAATGGTACCACTCCCCGTGACTTCCCATCCCATTATGAAGAGGCTTTGAGAGATGAGGAAGAGAGAGCCCGAGTCCGATCCAGTGTTAGAGCCAGGCGTCGCACTACTGCCGCAAGTTTTAGAGGGCGTTCTAGAGCCGCATTCAGCAACTCCTCCCAACCCATGTGA